Proteins from a genomic interval of Desulfobacterales bacterium:
- a CDS encoding carboxymuconolactone decarboxylase family protein has protein sequence MLDKGGLDRKTKGLIAMAVSLVNGCDYCSLAHGSVALMSGARQDEINDTKKVI, from the coding sequence ATGCTGGATAAAGGCGGGCTGGACCGCAAGACCAAAGGACTCATCGCCATGGCCGTCTCTCTGGTTAACGGCTGTGACTACTGCTCACTGGCCCACGGAAGTGTGGCGTTGATGAGTGGGGCCAGACAGGATGAAATAAACGACACCAAGAAGGTGATTTAG